Proteins from one Geomonas agri genomic window:
- the gcvT gene encoding glycine cleavage system aminomethyltransferase GcvT: MEELKATPLCADHENLKALMAPFGGWLMPIQYSGIIAEHKWCREQAALFDICHMGEFLCKGDPVANGLEDVFTFSVKSIPVGRSRYGFLLNDAGGVIDDLIVFRLGEDEAMIVVNAATSDNDFAVIRSRLKDPAALTDISARTGKVDVQGPLSREIMVQHFGPAIRDIPFFKFIRTSILGIDAIVSRTGYTGELGYEIFISADKVVELWRLLLEDPRVAPAGLGARDLLRLEMGYSLYGNDLDETITPLTAGLSTFVNMNKEFVGKPALEREMGQGSPRMKVAFKVDSRRAPRHFYQILHDGEEVGLVTSGAFSPMLSCGIGLGLVRPEAAALGTRLTIRHEKVEMEAQVVELPFYAGGSLRS; encoded by the coding sequence ATGGAAGAGCTCAAGGCAACACCGTTGTGTGCCGATCACGAGAACCTGAAAGCGCTCATGGCCCCCTTCGGCGGGTGGCTCATGCCGATCCAGTACTCCGGCATCATCGCCGAGCACAAGTGGTGCCGCGAGCAGGCCGCCCTCTTCGACATCTGCCACATGGGGGAATTCCTCTGCAAGGGCGACCCGGTTGCCAACGGGCTGGAGGATGTTTTCACCTTCTCGGTCAAATCCATCCCGGTCGGGCGTTCGCGCTACGGCTTTCTCCTGAACGATGCCGGCGGAGTCATCGACGATCTCATCGTGTTCCGGTTGGGCGAAGACGAGGCGATGATCGTGGTCAACGCCGCCACCTCCGACAACGACTTCGCCGTGATCCGCTCGCGGCTCAAGGACCCCGCCGCCCTGACCGACATCTCTGCACGCACCGGCAAGGTCGACGTGCAAGGGCCGCTCTCCCGGGAGATCATGGTGCAGCATTTCGGACCGGCGATCCGGGACATCCCCTTCTTCAAGTTCATCAGGACCAGCATCCTGGGAATTGACGCCATCGTCAGCCGGACCGGCTACACCGGGGAACTCGGCTACGAGATCTTCATTTCTGCCGACAAGGTGGTCGAGTTGTGGCGCCTGCTGCTCGAGGACCCGCGCGTGGCGCCGGCCGGGCTGGGTGCACGCGACCTGCTGCGGCTGGAGATGGGATATTCCCTCTACGGCAACGACCTCGACGAGACCATCACACCTTTGACCGCCGGGCTCTCCACCTTCGTCAACATGAACAAGGAGTTCGTCGGCAAACCTGCCCTGGAGCGGGAGATGGGGCAGGGCTCGCCGCGGATGAAGGTTGCCTTCAAGGTCGACTCGCGGCGCGCGCCGCGCCACTTCTACCAGATCCTGCACGATGGGGAGGAGGTGGGCCTGGTAACCAGCGGTGCTTTCTCCCCCATGCTCTCCTGTGGCATCGGCTTGGGGCTGGTTAGGCCAGAGGCTGCGGCGCTTGGGACGCGGCTCACCATCAGGCACGAAAAGGTGGAGATGGAGGCGCAGGTGGTCGAGCTTCCCTTCTACGCCGGCGGGTCGCTCAGAAGCTGA